gggaaaaaaaagttaaaataatgttTGCCTGACAAAAGTCAAAGCTTTCATAGCGTTTTCATAACTATCATTGGTAGGTTTTTTGGTTTCgtaggtttctttgtttttaatgatcCTAAGTGGCTGACAGAATTAAGAATAAATAAGGGCCTTGCCAAGTTGAAGTACTTTAAAAGCTTGGGAAGTTTACAATTAAATCAAATAGCATTAATTGCTATTTGCTTTAATGTCAGATGTTTAAAATAGAGATGATGACAAGCATCTATCTTAAGAGAAGTAACTGCCTATACCATTAGGGCATTTAGTGTTAGATTTATGTACATTTAATGTGTATCTTTTAGGGTACGGTTTATGACCATTTAAGCTGTTTAAATCAGCACTGCCACAAGCCTGTTTATCTGCTTTTTTCACCTCATGCCATGGTCCAATATTTCCACTCTTTTCCTTGGACTGGTGCACATCTGACTCTTCAGGGAACTGATTCAGAGAGCTAAACCATCAGAAAATTCACTATATGTGGAAAAGTAAATAGTTCCTCCAGATCAGTCCCCATACTTGGGTCTCTAAGGGATTAGGTAAGCACCAAtgcacagggaagggaaaagggcaAGGAAAGAGCTGAGACATTGCTGAGCAACAGCTTCTGACTGAGCTTTGAGACCTATTGCCCAAAGTCCCTTTTTCTGATTGTTGATTTGGATTGAAGCCATTTAAAGATGTTTGGACAGCTTTCAGCCCATGTAAAATTGGCTTTCCACTCAGAGAAAGAAGCTTGGTGTATCTATTACAATTATAGGTAGGTACTTGTAATCATGTCAAATACtagattttatttcttcctaatagcattctgctttttcttgtgtAATTTGTTCTCCCATTTTAATGTCCTTTTAACAATAGGCGGTCTGTGTGGATGGGAAGATATGGGAATATAGTCACTCTCCTGAAATTTGTGTCTATCTCTTATTGACTTCCAAAATGAACCTGTTTCTATGATTAGTTAGTTATGAGGCATCTGTGACTGCAGTAACTCAGCTCTTAAAATCAACAAATGAACTTGTGTTCTGCTGCGGAGGTGGTCTGTGACTGATCCATTGTTGTCATTTTGAGTTAGATCTGAAACGCCTAAACTTGTTTGAGTatttcttctgtgtgtgtgtaagcgATGTATGAAATTATGTAAGTCCTCTTTACTTAGTTGTTCTTTCCAATATCAGATCATTTTATTAGTGActaactttcttttctgtatcttcATAAATGTGCTGTCCTGACCTTAgcgtgtttgtttttaatcaagcTATCGTAAGGACTATTAAAAAGCATATTGTAAATCTGTGTTTCCATTAATCATGTGGGAGAGGCTTCTGCTATAAAGAGATCTAGATAGCAGATGGAAAGTTATTAGTAATGGCTGTGCAGTAAGGTTAGACCCTATGTAACAAATCTGTCTAAAAAGGACAAGTTGCACTGGATTGTTTGCCCTCTTCTGTTAAGTACTACTCTTGTTTCTGAAGTGAAAACCCTCGTATcaccattttatttaaaatttttcgCTTTGGCCCCAAGAAAAGTCTTGTCTTATTTTTCATAagattctttaaaataattaaagtagGGTAGAAGAGGGGACTAAAATGCAGTCCTGTGGGGTCGCAAGTGTGTTTAGACTTGTGGCATTTTATCTGAAGTAGTAAAGTCAAGTCCTCAGCTTGGAGATCAGTGTGACTTCAGTTTGTTTGCAAGtgtgggaaaacaaacaagagcCCCCCTCCCCAACCAAGTCTCTTTGTTTGATTGAGTGATGTTGTTTGTGTTTCTAGAGCCTAAATAACCATTTGTCTCAAGTTAATTCTCACTGTGAGCTCATTTCCCTTCTTAGCTCTATTACTTGATCCCTGGTGATTCATTACTTGAAGCTGTCACAAAAAATAGCAGTCTCCTGCTGGTTTGCTGGTTTTAAAAGCCTGTTCTTTGTATGGAGGATAGTTTTTAAGCATAAATGCCTCAAGGACAGAATGGATACCAAAATATCAGCATTCATAAATGGTTGCTGTTGATACAGCAAAACAGCACTGCACGCTGATTTACGAACAAAGTAGCATGACGCTCCCTCAAGGGCTTTTTTTATGTCAGAATTTTTAAGTTTATTAGATTTGTCTTCATATTTCCagttttgtattttcagattCATTACCTCAGCAGCTGGGTTTTAATAGAAGTGCAGAATCAGTTAATATATTTGAGTATgtaaagaggagaaaagcagTCATGATCTGTACTGAAAAGAATGTTCCCTGCgttctcctttccttcttgtcTTAGGCTACTTTAGCTGCTGCGAGTAGAAAACAGGTGTCTAAATCCCTCTTGGTGACAATGAACTCTGGCAACTGACTCGTGCTGTGGTctctttgcttgtctttgcttctCAGATGGCAAAGCTTAGAAACTGTATTTGATGCATCTTTTCCCTCGAGCTCTTTGCAACTTGCAGAGCAACTTACTTATAGCCATATAGGGTAGATAGCActtactttaaaacttttttaaatttattttgaagtagtTCTGTGAGTTggcattttcttaagaaaatttcTCAGGATTTGAAGAACAGAGAGAAGTTATGGGATAGAGGAATCACAGGTATTTTGTCTATAAACGTGACTCTACAACGTGGCTGATGAAAGTAGCATACACTAGTATAGACCAGTTTTTCATTGcccagcattttcaaaaaatgcTGCTACAGTTGTTACTGCTGAGGATTCaaaatttttcagtttcagtCTTAATGCGCTTTTCTTGCAGTAACAAGATTTCTACTGATTTGTTAGTTTATTCTAAACATGTAATTTATACATGACAGGTATAAAATCAGAATTCAAGAGAGGCTGTCAGAGACTTTAGAAATGAAATTAGAGCTTTATGGCTTCAACGTTAACTTTAAAGTTCTAATTTGAGTTTGTGTACTGAATCTTTGAATGTACAAATGTCCCAAATATTCTTGGGAACACCTCCTGGATGTGGTGACGTTAACTTCTACTTTTTCCCTTGAATTGCATAgtttataaaatcatagaaaaaattTGGTTCGAAAGGCTCTCCAGAGGTGATATAatccaacctcttgctcaaagcagggtttGAGCTAAAGCTTTGTTGTTCAGGGCGTGGTCCAGGCCAGTTTTTAATTTACTCATGGTTTGAGATTTAAGAACCCCGCTGAACAACCTACTCTAGTGCTTAACCACTCTCATGGtgacagcttttttcctttatgtcaGAATTGTATGTCCACCCATCCAGTCTATATCTCCCCAACTTGTCTACAAGGATACTCCTGGGAGACTGTCAAGAGACTTGGTAAATTCAAAGTAGACAGCATCCCTGTTATCCCCACTTGTAATTAGAGCTGAGACATAATTTTGTAGATGCGTTAGGGCACACAAAAATCCTCAGATAGAATTTAGTATACACAACTTCTAATTTCAGtcatgtaccaaaaaaaaaaacccaccccaaaaaaccagtgtgcccccccccccccaaaacgtcATGGAACAAAATGTTCATCGGTGATAGTGCACAGCACTCTTAATACAGAGTTTCACAATTTTTGGACATACAAAATCTCACGTGACAGAGTTGGAATACATGCAAAATTGCTATAGCTGTCTTTGCTTTTAGGAATTAAATACAGATTGGAAAAGAGCTTAGAATAAACCGGTAAAGTTTCAATGGTAAGTCTGTAGctaaagctagatttttttttcatatttgctaCTTAATGAAAACTAGAGAATACTAATAAAAATGTGGAGTATAGAAATTAATTGCTAAAATTTAATTCAGGCCTTGTATCTTCAGAAGAATCACGGGTGTTCAACTTTGAATTACTGGTGTTTCCCCTTTCaaattttctaacttttttttttacaacagaaGCCATAAACTGTAGTATATAAGTGTAAAACTTGAGCATTTTAACCATTTTCATCTTGGACTATTGAGCGTTGATACTAGCTCTTACTGTAAAACTTGTTTAggaagttttctttgttttggactCCAGTCTAATTTATCAATTTCTCTTCATAGCATTTAAACAGCAAACAGTAAGTCTCAAGACTATTACCAAGTATTAATActgaaaacctttcagaaatgTTCCAGAAAAGGAAGTAGCAACTATCCATTATGCATTACAAATACATAAAGGCATCTGAATTTCCACTGCCCATTATTCATCCCCAGGCTAAAAGTTTTAAGCTGCCTTTGAAGATGTTGCAGAAGACTATCGTGAAGACTAAAGAGCTAACGCTCCCCTCCAAAGCTTCCTTTTGGGTTTCCAGTGAAGTGGTGCTTTAAGGTCACCTGCAAAGCTTGTTAGGCATACcagtcctctttttctcttttctcttttttttttctttttttctctccttgctttcaTAGAGTATTAATAGTCTACTTCAGTTTTCATGTTCAAATATTTGTGGTCTTCGTTCTGTTATGGCAGATAATGTAACGCACTCAGGTTTTCACTCTGCCACAATGGGGTGCAGCAGAATTTCAAATCCTTTCAGATGGCAACTAAAATGTGATCTTAATATTTTGTTCAATTAAATTTTTCATAGCAGCTTTTGCACCTGTTGCTTCAGTTATGATTGGTTAGTTATGGTAACTAACTTTGTagagaggaaaaatatgtttaaggTAGCCTAGGGAGAATGGCAGAAATCATCACGTTTTCCCCTCAGCCTAAGCAGATGATGTTTTTCTCCAGCTATGTTTCCCTTAAGTTTTCCCTTTTAAGAAACTTCATACTTCATGATAGAGGGTCAAAAATAACAATTTGATGAGAAACAAATGTAATGCAACTATATCTGTTTTGCTTTCATCAGATTATGTAAAACAGTGAGTGTATAAACCAGGTATTGCTGAATCGGATAGTCCTGTTATATTCAGTTTCTAACTGATACTTTTTGAAAGTTGGGGTGAggctgagggaggggaaggagcagcactAAGGAAATTGGAGAAGGCACTTTAAGAGGATATAGCTGCCCTGCCTCTTCTAATActgcttttctaaaatgtttaCTGTGAAGTAAAATCAACCCTATGATATAGCgaatctttcttcttccctgcaggTGACCCAGTGCAGTGCCGTGCTTGGGTGGGCCAATGTGCTCTGTACATAATGATTATGACATTTGAGAAAACCATCATCATTATAGTGCTTCTTATACCTCAGTGGAAGGAGGTTtgtatttttgcagcattttacAGGCAAATGACTTTCAGGTGGAAGCTGTAAAGCAATAGACTTCTAACTGTTTATTGGTTTGGCTCAAGCATCATAACTGTCTACAGTCAATGCCATTTAACTCTCTGGTGGTGGTATGTTCTTTTAGCTTGATTAGGATACTGCTAATTAGGCTTTCTGGCATCCATTGCCGGGAATATCCTATCATATTTTGGAGGGTTTTTATATAATgcaatatataaaattttattctGTCTCCTTGTCTGAGTGCTCTTAAAGCTACTAAGTGgttcttccttttcttaattcTTTAACCCTTACTTAAAGCTATTTTGTATTGCTTCTTGtagtattttaaagaattttctttgCCTGACCTTGTTGATAGATCTTAAACTGTAGAATTTTAGTAATTTGCAATGGATTAGTGAAGCCATTGCTGATGActggataaatatttattttgatagaATCTGTGCAACGTAATATTCAAAGTGATGGTGCGTGGTCTTACAGCCCATTAAAACCAGTTGGTCCCTATTTTATGCTCTGGACTACTCTGGGAACTCTGTCTTCTCCTTACTGTGTGTTTTGTGAAATGCTGGTCTGTTTAAGTTTCCTAAAGATGGAACTTAAAACATGTTCCTGGGGAGCATGGAGCTCTAAAATGTTCAAGATGATTCTAACACAGCTCTTCAGACTTCTGTAAACAAAAATGACGAGATCAGTTTCTTGCCAGCCCCGCTTACTTATCTGTAGTAATTTATAAGCTATCctaagtattttccttttctacaaaGCTGTCCTTTTTTGATTCATATGAATTATTTCTGTAGTGTTAGCTAGTACATGAACAATTGCACTTACTAATCCAGTTATGTGCACATGCTGCCATGATCTGAACttaatctttctcttttcacAGGTGGCTTTATTGAATCCTATAGAGAACCCCCAGTTGGAGCTGGCTATCGTCATGCTGATAGTTCCCTTCGTTGTTAATGTTAGTACAACTTGCACGCTTTTGTGAGATATTTACTTGGATATCTTTCTGCCATGTGTTAATTAACGTTAGTCCTTAAAGCACAGTGTACCTTGGTGcttaagttaatttttaaagaagagtGTTAAAGAATGGATAAAATGTCTGGATACATAGACTTTACAAAGCTGAAATCCATATTGAGCTAAGTAACCAGGCTCAGGAGAGGTGCAGAAATGCCTCATAGACCTCTTTGGGCTGATGACTTCAATAGACTGAATGTAATACTGAAATACTGACATAGACATTATAAAATTACAATGAAATTTGCTTCAGGAAACAGTTGGTCTAAGGATAGCTGTACTGCAAAGTATCCTGTGTCTGACCATAGCTAATAGTGGCTGGCCTATaatggagcagaggaaaagggcaAGTGTGCAATCATCCTTCCCAAAGTATACTCTTCCAGTAACCTGGGATTTAGGGACTAGAGCCAGAGGTGGTGGGTGTCCTTGCATTTAATAActgctggtgattttttttctttcattaatttgttCAAGCGTGGATTTTATCCTTTGAGAAACAAAAGTCTGTTGCACTAAGATGTCTGCCTAAACTGTTCACGTTTCTACATGAAGAGTTAATATATGATCACTCTGAATAGCAGCTACTTTtcttaactttcttttcttctacaAAGGAATAAAGTAGCTATGTTCTAGAGCATTCATGCATTGTGTAATAAGCCATGGGACTGTATGCCTATACAAGATTTTACCTGTATGGCCAATTCAAAATTATTGTCAAGTTTTCCTAATTCTGTCCAAATACTGAGCGAATGAACATATGCTACTCTAAGGAAAACTGAACTGTCACTTCCCCCTTCTCTTTAACAGGCATTAATGTTCTGGGTAGTAGATAATTTTCTTAtgaagaaagggaagacaaaagCTAAActtgaagaaaaggaagcagGACAAGATTCAAGAAATGGAAGTAAAGTCCGATACAGGAGAGCAGCATCATACGAAGAGTCCGAGTCAGAAGTATGTAGAGTTAATTATTGCAATTAATGCAATATGAGTCCAGTTCATCGCTCATACCGTTGATTTAATTGTAACACTGTCAACtcaattttgattttctttgcatGTACCTCTAACAGTAGTTCCTAGAATTTGCAGTTGAAAACCAGTTAAGAAAAATGGCATTGTTGCACCACTCATGGtagttaatttccttccagaTGGGCAGGAGGACATAATAATATATTTAAGTATCACAGGTGAACTGTTACAAAtgattctaaaaaaaccccatatgaaATACAAAACTAATAGACAATTCAAATTCAAAGGGAGGTTAATAGCTTAAAGTGAGAGGAAGCTGGTGGAGGCAACTGGCCTGATTTTGGAGAAGTATATACAACCTTGTGTTAGCataattttattctaaattaTATTAAGTGGGCAGTTTTCAGTTCACCTGCAGGATGGGTGGTATCTTTTGAAGGTAAGTTGTTTTAGCTTTAGTTGGTTAATGTAACGTTTCTGTGTTACAGACAGTACTATTTATATGGGATTTTCTTTAATAGAATGACTGCCATATTACCAGTGTGGATGGAAAGCTTATATATTCTCTCTCATTTTAACAGCAAGCCAACTGTTCTGGAGGTGCTGGAATCACTTCTTTCGGTTTCGAGTCAGTGATTGTAGTAGAGATTAATACGCATGCAACCTTCTTCAAAATTTACTGGAGGTTCCAGATAGGATGTGTGATGTTGTTTGATAGTACTGGCAGTAAATCCAAATTATGTCCTGTGAGCTCTTTCTTGAGCAAATAATAAGGTGCTTTGCAAgcataaaaaaagtaaaaggttAGCAGTAGAACGAAGAAAGAGTGTGACTTTGATCCATGTTACTTAGAAGCTGTACTTTGTTTTTAGATCCTTATTTCAGCAGATGATGAGATGGAAGAATCGGATGCTGAAGAGGACCTGCGTAGACTGACCAACTTAAAGCCcattaagaaaaagaagcatCGTTTTGGTCTGCCTGTATGACACATTCCCTGACCTGTGTATTTGCAGGTTTCATGGCAAAAACTTCAGTCAATGGGTTTTAATGTTGCAGTTGCATCTCCCTTTTCATACAAACTGACTTAAAAGCAAGGTCTACCAACAGAATGCAAACGGTTGGAAGACTTCCAGTTCAGTTGCACTACAGACACACTGACCAATTATGCAAGAATGTCTTTTCATCACATGTGAAAAACAGTGTTGTTAAGGACTAGTCGCTAAGGGGATTTGTATCTGACATTTCAGAGAAGATCATAGAAAACAGATACAGCAATCTTCCACTTACAGTTACTGATGATACAGTTTAAGCTGTTCTCAAAAAGGCATCAGAATGAACTAAGCTAAAGGAGTGTGTTCTATGACTAAAACTGGCTTTTGCGGCATAATTCCTAGAGCAGAATAGTTTATGGTTACAAACTGTAACTTAACgttatttttttaagtacaaatGTTTACTTGCTACCAGGTACCTATGGAACTAATAGGtggaacaaagatttttttccgaGTCTCCTCGAATCTATTTGACTATTTTATATTTAAGTTATATTTTCATACAGTTGTATTTAAAGATTCTCTTTGTCAGAGAAAAGGGTgcagttcccttttttttgtgCAGAATAGGTCAAAAGATTTGTAGTGAAAATCTTATTTATCTTTGTGTCCTGGTTTAAGACAAAGGGATTGCAAAGGGAAGAGCTCTCTGTCACTGCTGAAGTCACCAAATATCACTAAAAATGCAGTCCTAAGTGTGCTTTTGACCACATAAtttgaaaataccatttttaatagGAGGTGGTGTTTGCATATTTGACAAACGTGCACTTTAGTGTATAACAAAAATCTGTTGTGATAGGTTATTTGTGAAATGAATATCTATGGATGActctatttctgtttctgcaaGTCTCTTGTGCATACCTCTCAAATAACCCAAAAGAGATGGAACATTTCTTATACTTTTCCTTATATAGGGCCTGCGGTACGGGACTGTGGTCTGATTGAAGCAGTTGTGCTACAATATAGCAAATAATTTTGCCCCTTGTGTTTTGTTGGAAAACCAATCTTCTATgtaatgtgctttaaaaaaaagatttctcctGTTTAATTTCCAAAAAGTCTGGTTATcctttagtatttaaaaaaaacaaacaagaggtATAATACAGTTGTTACTGCAGAATTTTTGTGATTTTCAGTGTCTTGTCTTCTGATAATTGGCAACGTGTGCTGATCCGAAACCCAGCAGACATGTTTTCAGTGGCATCCTTTTGCTTTGCGTATTTTCTAAATGATTGTTTCCGACAGCTTTCCTTGCTTAGTTAAACCTTGTGCAGGACAAGGCGATGTGTCAAAGAGGTGACAACAGACCTTAATTGCAAATCTGTTGTAGTATCTGGACATCAGAAATGTTCCAGGCCTTAAACCAAACAGTTTCATTGGAAAACTGCTCAGaactttttaagattttttacatttttttatagaTTTAGTAGGTCTTAATGTGATTTATTACCCAGGCCACTTAAATGGGGTTCTTGGGCCTTAGTAAATACTGAACTGTGCGCTCCCGTACTTACTTTCACTATTCCAGCATTCCTTTTCACTGCTTGGCTGCCGAGGTGAACACAATGTTCTGAGACTTCAGGTACACCTCAGCGTGTCCAGCCGGCTAGAAGGGACATTTTACCAAACCTAACGTTTGCGAGTTTAGTTGAGCTGCTGACCTCTGTTACTGTGCACTGAAATGTAATAACTGCAATAAGTTTAAGTACTAGTGTTTCTTTTAGACTAAATCTAGAAACTAATGACAATGGAAGCTTAATTGAGTTATTCTGAaatggggggtgtggggggatgGGGAAATGTCCCTAATCAGTGTTGCCtctggtttaggttttttgggtttttttcattattgtgtGACTTGCATCTTCTCTTGACTATTTACCACTGGGCGGGTGCGTATCTCCAAAAGCACAGTACTTCAAGGAATTCATTTTCATCAACAGAATAGTCTCATACAGCTCTCTTCCAAAGGGATTTAAGAGCTAGGACTGGCTCTTGTCGCAAatgtcagcattttattttttttagcataggATTTGTTCTATTTCAGATAGTGAAATAAAGCTATTCAACATGTGCTACATACCACTGCACAGCCATCGCTATCCTCGTCAACCACCAGAGATAACTGAGCAGCGCACACAAATTTAACTGTACGAGCtttcattttatcttccttttccctcctcttctccagttACTTAAattatcaaaattatttctagTCTCATGTTTAGTCTGTGAAGTGTCAGTATAAAATTATGGCCTTaatcatgtaaaaatatttgttttgagcAGACCTCAAACTTATTGACCAAGTACAAAACAATGTAAAGCACTATGGAGCAGTTTCTTGAAGGTGGTTATAGCAAAGGTATACGAATGCCTAATTTTTCATGTCTTAAGTGCTTAAATGTCACTTGGTTTGAGATTTTGATATGCCTAGCAAGATGATGTAGTAAAGCACTATGAGCCAAAgagacagaagtattttaaataccaCAGTAGTAACAGGAGGAACATAtcttcagaggggaaaaaacagctctAACTTTCTCTACTAAGATAAAACTTTTATTCACAACCTCAGCCACATAACAAAAACCAAGGGTTTTTTCTATTCGTTCTTTGTTATCATGTGAAAGAGATGGAAAATATAAAATTGGCAGTTTTCCTCTTTGTAAGATAAAAATTTGAATTCTTGCAGTAGGTACAAGTAGGACAGGTGCTCGTCTGAAGAGCTTGTATGTGTGAGAAGGAAGTATGTGCCTAGTGCTTCACTATGTCTTACTGTTTGTTGAAATGTATTGGCAGTAcagtctgaaataaatttttcacaAAGAGTTGATCCAGTAATAATATTACAACATGACGATGTTTGCATTATCCTCAAATTGGCGCCCTAAATTTATGCCTGGTAAATGTACTTCAGGACAACTCATAGCAAAGGTTTAATTCAGGCTGTGCTTAAAAAAATGTGATTCTGTTTAATGAAAATAAGCTCTGTAGTATATGCCAAAGTAAGAGAAAGGGATTGTAACTTAGAAAAGAGACACAGAAGTATTGGTGGAGATCAAATTTTCCACGGATGGTCAACCTAAATGTATTAACTGTTTCTAGTATCCGACCTGTGACACATCTGCATAAACTTCAAACACTGGTGTTGTCTAATACGTGGTTTTCAAGTTCTGGCTTTAATATGTTCAGGTCCCCTTGTCTTATTTTAAGTAGGTAAAAGCTGTATGTTA
The genomic region above belongs to Aptenodytes patagonicus chromosome 8, bAptPat1.pri.cur, whole genome shotgun sequence and contains:
- the STIMATE gene encoding store-operated calcium entry regulator STIMATE — translated: MGAPPPNGSLGLTDSPPQPGGGAAAGSGDRGCENGALMDSFGIFLQGLLGVVAFSTLMLKRFREPKHERRPWRIWFLDTSKQAIGMLFIHFANVYLSDLTEEDPCSLYLINFLLDATLGMLLIYIGIRAVSSIVEWQQWESLRFGEYGDPVQCRAWVGQCALYIMIMTFEKTIIIIVLLIPQWKEVALLNPIENPQLELAIVMLIVPFVVNALMFWVVDNFLMKKGKTKAKLEEKEAGQDSRNGSKVRYRRAASYEESESEILISADDEMEESDAEEDLRRLTNLKPIKKKKHRFGLPV